In Fragaria vesca subsp. vesca unplaced genomic scaffold, FraVesHawaii_1.0 scf0510225, whole genome shotgun sequence, the following are encoded in one genomic region:
- the LOC101308432 gene encoding uncharacterized protein LOC101308432 codes for MDRGIEFDVLDAHGTEYHRWVSDIEQTFIAKDLTETIFPDPDQEPPSKRTNLRQYQSKHDPKDLWDALAERFGNIHSTLLPELIARWDEIRLLDYKKVDDFNRDMLCLQAQLSSCGVEKSDADMIERLSRPSFSC; via the exons TGACGTCCTCGACGCCCATGGTACTGAGTACCATCGTTGGGTCTCGGACATAGAACAGACCTTCATCGCTAAGGATCTGACCGAGACCATATTCCCCGATCCAGATCAGGAACCGCCTAGCAAGAGAACAAATCTCAG ACAGTATCAATCCAAACACGATCCAAAAGATCTGTGGGATGCCCTTGCCGAACGCTTCGGCAACATTCACTCGACCTTGCTCCCAGAACTAATTGCTCGCTGGGATGAAATCCGACTTTTGGATTACAAGAAGGTTGATGACTTCAACAGGGATATGCTTTGCCTACAAGCTCAACTGAGCTCATGTGGAGTCGAGAAAAGTGATGCCGACATGATCGAAAGACTTTCTCGACCTTCCTTCAGCTGCTAA